In the Oncorhynchus gorbuscha isolate QuinsamMale2020 ecotype Even-year linkage group LG05, OgorEven_v1.0, whole genome shotgun sequence genome, one interval contains:
- the LOC124035005 gene encoding signal peptidase complex catalytic subunit SEC11A → MLSLDFLDDVRRMNKRQLYYQVLNFGMIVSSALMIWKGLMVVTGSESPIVVVLSGSMEPAFHRGDLLFLTNRVEDPIRVGEIVVFRIEGREIPIVHRVLKIHEKENGEIKFLTKGDNNSVDDRGLYKPGQHWLEKKDVVGRARGFVPYIGIVTILMNDYPKFKYAVLFLLGLFVLVHRE, encoded by the exons ATGTTGTCTTTAGATTTCCTTGATGATGTGCGGCGGATGAATAAGCGCCAG CTCTACTACCAGGTGCTTAATTTTGGTATGATAGTGTCCTCAGCCCTGATGATCTGGAAAGGACTGATGGTCGTGACAGGCAGCGAGAGCCCTATTGTTGTCGTCCTCAG TGGAAGTATGGAGCCTGCTTTCCATCGAGGAGACCTTCTGTTCCTGACAAACCGGGTTGAAGACCCCATCAGAGTCGGAGAGATTGTGGTCTTCAGGATAGAGGGCAGAGAGATCCCCATAGTACACAGAGTACTAAAGATTCATGAAAA GGAAAATGGCGAAATCAAGTTCCTGACCAAAGGTGACAACAACTCTGTAGATGACAGAGGGCTATACAAGCCGGGACAGCACTGGCTAGAGAAGAAAGACGTGGTGGGACGAGCCAGAGG GTTTGTGCCATACATCGGAATCGTTACCATTCTGATGAACGACTATCCCAAATTCAAG TACGCTGTTCTCTTCCTGCTGGGTCTGTTTGTCCTGGTCCATCGGGAGTGA